In the genome of Piliocolobus tephrosceles isolate RC106 chromosome 20, ASM277652v3, whole genome shotgun sequence, one region contains:
- the FLRT3 gene encoding leucine-rich repeat transmembrane protein FLRT3, translating into MISPAWSIFLIGTKIGLFLQVAPLSVMAKSCPSVCRCDAGFIYCNDRFLTSIPTGIPEDATTLYLQNNQINNAGIPSDLKNLLKVERIYLYHNSLDEFPTNLPKYVKELHLQENNIRTITYDSLSKIPYLEELHLDDNSVSAVSIEEGAFRDSNYLRLLFLSRNHLSTIPWGLPRTIEELRLDDNRISTISSPSLQGLTSLKRLVLDGNLLNNHGLGDKVFFNLVNLTELSLVRNSLTAAPVNLPGTNLRKLYLQDNHINRVPPNAFSYLRQLYRLDMSNNNLSNLPQGIFDDLDNITQLILRNNPWYCGCKMKWVRDWLQSLPVKVNVRGLMCQAPEKVRGMAIKDLNAELFDCKDSGIVSTIQITTAIPNTVYPAQGQWPAPVTKQPDIKNPKLTKDHQTTGSPSRKTITITVKSVTSDTIHISWKLALPMTALRLSWLKLGHSPAFGSITETIVTGERSEYLVTALEPDSPYKVCMVPMETSNLYLFDETPVCIETETAPLRMYNPTTTLNREQEKEPYKNPNLPLAAIIGGAVALVTIALLALVCWYVHRNGSLFSRNCAYSKGRRRKDDYAEAGTKKDNSILEIRETSFQMLPISNEPISKEEFVIHTIFPPNGMNLYKNNHSESSSNRSYRDSGIPDSDHSHS; encoded by the coding sequence ATGATCAGCCCAGCCTGGAGCATCTTCCTCATCGGGACTAAAATTGGGCTGTTCCTTCAAGTAGCACCTCTATCAGTTATGGCTAAATCCTGTCCATCTGTGTGTCGCTGCGATGCGGGTTTCATTTACTGTAATGATCGCTTTCTGACATCCATTCCAACAGGAATACCAGAGGATGCTACAACTCTCTACCTTCAGAACAACcaaataaataatgctgggattCCTTCAGATTTGAAAAACTTGCTGAAAGTAGAAAGAATATACCTATACCACAACAGCTTAGATGAATTTCCTACCAACCTCCCAAAGTATGTAAAAGAGTTACATTTGCAAGAAAATAACATAAGGACTATCACTTATGATTCACTTTCAAAAATTCCTTATCTGGAAGAATTACATTTAGATGACAACTCTGTCTCTGCGGTTAGCATAGAAGAGGGAGCATTCCGAGACAGCAACTATCTCCGACTGCTTTTCCTGTCCCGCAACCACCTTAGCACAATTCCCTGGGGTTTGCCCAGGACTATAGAAGAACTACGCTTGGATGATAATCGCATATCCACAATTTCATCACCATCTCTTCAAGGTCTCACCAGTCTAAAACGCCTGGTTCTAGATGGAAACCTGTTGAACAATCACGGTTTAGGTGACAAAGTTTTCTTCAACCTAGTTAATTTAACAGAGCTGTCCCTGGTGCGGAATTCCCTGACTGCTGCACCAGTAAACCTTCCAGGCACAAACCTGAGGAAGCTTTATCTTCAAGATAACCATATCAATCGGGTGCccccaaatgctttttcttatcTAAGGCAGCTCTATCGACTGGATATGTCCAATAATAACCTAAGTAATTTACCTCAGGGTATCTTTGATGATTTGGACAATATAACACAACTGATTCTTCGCAACAATCCCTGGTATTGCGGGTGCAAGATGAAATGGGTACGTGACTGGTTACAATCATTACCTGTGAAGGTCAACGTGCGTGGGCTTATGTGCCAAGCCCCAGAAAAAGTTCGTGGGATGGCTATTAAGGATCTCAATGCAGAACTGTTTGATTGTAAGGACAGTGGGATTGTAAGCACCATTCAGATAACCACTGCAATACCCAACACAGTGTATCCTGCCCAAGGACAGTGGCCAGCTCCAGTGACCAAACAGCCAGATATTAAGAACCCCAAGCTCACCAAGGATCACCAAACCACAGGGAGTCCCTCaagaaaaacaattacaattACTGTGAAATCTGTCACCTCTGATACAATTCATATCTCTTGGAAACTTGCTCTACCTATGACTGCTTTGAGACTCAGCTGGCTTAAACTGGGCCATAGCCCAGCATTTGGATCTATAACAGAAACAATTGTAACAGGGGAACGCAGTGAGTACTTGGTCACAGCCCTGGAGCCTGATTCACCCTATAAAGTATGCATGGTTCCCATGGAAACCAGTAACCTCTACCTATTTGATGAAACGCCTGTTTGTATTGAGACTGAAACTGCACCCCTTCGAATGTACAACCCTACAACCACCCTCAATcgagagcaagagaaagaaccTTACAAAAACCCCAATTTACCTTTGGCTGCCATCATTGGTGGAGCTGTGGCCCTGGTTACCATTGCCCTTCTTGCTTTAGTGTGTTGGTATGTTCATAGGAATGGATCGCTTTTCTCAAGGAACTGTGCGTATAGCAaagggaggagaagaaaggatGACTATGCAGAAGCTGGCACTAAGAAGGACAACTCTATCCTGGAAATCAGGGAAACTTCTTTTCAGATGTTACCAATAAGCAATGAACCCATCTCGAAGGAAGAGTTTGTAATACATACCATATTTCCTCCTAATGGAATGAATCTGTACAAAAACAATCACAGTGAAAGCAGTAGTAACCGAAGCTACAGAGACAGTGGTATTCCAGACTCAGATCACTCACACTCATGA